In Actinomadura luteofluorescens, the sequence GAGCCAGGGCAGGTCGCGTTCCAGGAAGGTCTCCACGCCGGGGCCGGGCAGGCCCATGGCGGTCAGGAGGCCGCTAGGGGTCTCGGTCACGCGCGGTGTGGGCCGCCCCGCGCGCGCTTGCGCCATCACCGACGTGGTGACGAACGCGCCGAGGCGGGTGAGGTCGAAGAACTGGGCGAGCTCCCGTCCCGTCCCGCCGCACCCGGAGGCCGTCAGGACGGGGTTGGGCAGCTCCAGCGGCCCGAGGGTGGTCGTGACCCGCTCGCTCACTGCAGGCCCCCTTCAGAGACGCTCAGGACGCGCGGCGCGCCGAGCGCGTCGAACGGGATGGTTCCGAGGTCGCCCCAGCGGACGCGGTCGCCGCGCAGGACGGGGCCGTCCGCGCAGGCGCGGACCATGCGGGTCACGCCGTCCTCGCCGTGGACGGGGAGCATGCACGTCATGCACACGCCGATGCCGCACGCGCCGGTCTGCTGGAGGAACTCCTCGACCGACACCTGCGAGGGCAGGCCGAAGTCGCCGGCGATCTGGGTGAGCGAGCGGAGCAGGGCCGTCGGGCCGCAGCCGTAGACGACGTCCGCGCCCGTCTCCTCGATGACGCGGGGCAGCACGTCGCGGACGGTGCCCTTCTCCCCCATCGACCCGTCCTCGGTCACCACGGCCGAGCTGTCGCCGATGCGCTGCGCCATGCGGGACCCGAACACCTGCCGGGCGGAGGCGCCGGCGAGCACGAAGTGCACCCGGCAGCCGCGCCGCAGCAGCGTGTCGGCCAGCGCGAACACGGCCGCGCCGCCGGGACCGCCGCCGACGAGGAGGCAGGTGACGGGATCGCGGGGCAGCCGGAACGGGCGGCCGAGCGGCCCGACGAGGTCGATCTGGTCGCGGGAGCGGCGGCCGGCGAGCCAGGCGGTGCCGGGCTCGGTGTCGGCGAACACCAGTTCGACGGTGCCGCCGTAGTCGGACTTGACCTCGTGCACCCCGATGCACCGGCGCACCAGGCGGGACGTGTGCTCGCCGCCCACGGCCAGCGCCACGAACTGGCCGGGCCTGAACCGTTCGGCGATGGCCGGGGCCACCAGCGTCATCGCGCGGTAGTCCTGCACCTGGCGGACCGTCAGGACCGTCGCCGAGGTCTGCACCGGCGTGTCGGACACCCGTCTCCCTCTCCTCATCGCGTGCGCCGGGCGGTCCGGGCGGCGTCGCGCCCGCCCGGACCGCCCGGTCCTGTCAGCCGGGCGACACAGCGCCGTCCCCGCCGTCCGCGGCCGTCGTGCCGGAGGCGCCGGCGCGGCCGTGCGCGCCGCTGAGCCGCTCGGCGTGCTCCTGGAGGGAGCGGACGCCCACCTGGCCGCCGGCGACGGCCTCGATGCCCTGCACGGCCGCCGCGAGCCCCTGGACGGTCGTCACGCACGGTACGCCCCGCAGCACGGCCGCGGTACGGATCTCGTAGCCGTCGAGCCGCGGCCCGGACTGGCCGGGGCTGCCGAAGGGAGTGTTGACGATGAGGTCGACCTCGCCGTCCAGGACGCGCCGCACGATCGTGGGCTCGCCGGACGGGCCCGGACCCTCGCTGTGCTTGCGCACGATCTTGGCACGCACGCCGTTGCGGCGCAGGACCTCCGCGGTCCCCTCCGTGGCAAGAATCTCAAAGCCCAGGTCAGCCAGGCGCTTCACGGGGAACACCATGTGCCGTTTGTCGCGGTTCGCCACGGACACGAACGCGCGCCCCTTGGTCGGCAGCGACCCGTAGGCCGCCTGCTGCGACTTGGCGAACGCGGTGCCGAACACCTCGTCGATGCCCATGACCTCGCCGGTGGAGCGCATCTCGGGGCCGAGGACGATGTCGACGCCCTGCCCGTGCTCGTTGCGGAACCGGTCGAACGGCAGGACGGCCTCCTTCACCGCGATCGGCGCGTCCAGCGGCAGGGTCCCGCCGTCGCCGGCCTCGGGCAGCATGCCCTCGGCGCGCAGCTCGGCGATGGTCGTGCCCATCATCACGCGGGCCGCCGCCTTGGCGAGCGGGACGGCGGTCGCCTTGGAGACGAACGGCACCGTGCGGGAGGCCCGCGGGTTCGCCTCCAGCACGTACAGGACGCCCGCGGACAGCGCGTACTGGACGTTCATCAGCCCGCGCACGCCGACGCCGCGCGCGAGCGCCTCCGTCGACTCGCGGATGCGGCGGATGTCGTCGTGCCCCAGCGTGATCGGCGGCAGGGCGCACGCCGAGTCGCCGGAGTGGATGCCCGCCTCCTCGATGTGCTCCATCACGCCGCCGAGGTACAGCTCCTCGCCGTCGAACAGGGCGTCCACGTCGATCTCGATGGCCTCGTCCAGGAAGCGGTCGACCAGGACGGGGTGCTCGGGGCTCGCCTCGGTGGCGCGGGCCATGTACGACTCCAGCGTGGCGTCGTCGTACACGATCTCCATGCCGCGCCCGCCCAGCACGTAGGACGGGCGGACGAGCACCGGGTAGCCGATCTCGGCGGCGATCTCCCGGGCCTCCTCGTAGGACGTGGCCGTGCCGTGCTTCGGCGCGAGCAGCCCCGCCCTGTGCAGGACGCGGCCGAAGGCCCCGCGCTCCTCGGCGAGGTGGATGCTCTCCGGCGAGGTGCCCACGATCGGCACGCCGGCGTCCTTCAGCTTCTGCGCGAGCCCGAGGGGCGTCTGGCCGCCGAGCTGGACGATGACGCCCGCGACCTCGCCGGACTGCTGCTCCGCGTAGACGACCTCCAGGACGTCCTCCAGCGTGAGCGGCTCGAAGTAGAGCCGGTCGGAGGTGTCGTAGTCGGTGGAGACCGTCTCGGGGTTGCAGTTGACCATCACGGTCTCATAGCCCGCCTCGGCCAGCGTGAACGACGCGTGGACGCAGGAGTAGTCGAACTCGACGCCCTGCCCGATGCGGTTGGGGCCGCTGCCCAGGATGAGGACCTTCGGCTTCGCGCCCGGCGGTACCTCGGTCTCCTCGTCGTAGGCGGAGTAGAGGTAGGGGGTCTGGGCGGCGAACTCGGCGGCGCAGGTGTCCACGGTCAGGTAGACCGGGCGGATGCCGAGGGCGTGCCGCAACTCGCGCACGACCTCTTCGGAGAGGTTGCGGAGCTCGCCGATCTGCGCGTCGGAGAACCCGTGCCGCTTGGCGCGCAGCAGCTTGTCCTTGGTGAGCGCGTCGTCGGCGGTGCGGATCTCCTCCGCGACCTCGTTGATGGCGGCGATCTGGTCCAGGAACCAGGGGTCGATGCCCGTCGCCTCGTACAGCTCCTCGATGCCGGCTCCGGCCCAGAGCGCGCGCTGGACGTCCCTGAGCCGCCCGTCGTGGGGGCGCCGGGCCGACTCGACGAGCTCGGCGGCGTCGACCTCGCCCGCCCAGCTGAACGAGGTGCCCTTCTGCTCGAGGGACCGCAGTGCCTTCTGCAGGGCCTCGGTGAAGCACCGCCCGATGGCCATGGCCTCGCCCACGGACTTCATGTGCGTGGTGAGCGTGCCGTCGGCGCCGGGGAACTTCTCGAACGCGAACCGGGGCACCTTCACCACGACGTAGTCGAGCGTCGGCTCGAACGAGGCGGGCGTCTCCCGGGTGATGTCGTTCGGGATCTCGTCCAGGGTGTACCCGATGGCCAGCTTCGCGGCGATCTTGGCGATGGGGAAGCCGGTGGCCTTGGAGGCCAGGGCCGAGGACCGCGACACCCGCGGGTTCATCTCGATGACGATCATCCGGCCGGTGCCGGGGTGCACGGCGAACTGGATGTTGCAGCCGCCGGTGTCGACGCCGACCTCGCGGATCACCGCGATCGCGACGTCCCGCATGTTCTGGTACTCGCGGTCGGTCAGCGTCAGCGCGGGCGCGACCGTGATCGAGTCGCCGGTGTGCACGCCCATCGGGTCGAGGTTCTCGATCGAGCACACGATCACCACGTTGTCGCGGCGGTCGCGCATGACCTCCAGCTCGTACTCCTTCCAGCCGAGGATCGACTCCTCCAGGAGCACCTCGCCGGTCGGGGACGCGTCCAGCCCGGCCCCGGCGATGCGGCGCAGGTCGTCCTCGTCGTGGGCGAAGCCGGAGCCGCGCCCGCCCATCGTGAAGGACGGCCGGACGACGAGGGGGTAGCCGAGCTCGCCGGCCGCCGCCAGGCAGTCCTCCATCGAGTGGCAGATGACCGACCGGGCGGACTCGGCGTTCAGGCCCTGCTCGCGGGCGACCTTGGCGACGACCTCCTTGAACCGCTCCCGGTTCTCCCCGGCCTGGATCGCGTCGACGTCGGCGCCGATCAGCTCGACCCCGTACCTGGCCAGGACGCCGCCCTCGTAGAGCGCGATGGCGGTGTTGAGGGCCGTCTGGCCGCCGAGGGTGGGCAGCAGCGCGTCCGGCCGCTCCTTGGCGATGATCTTCTCGACGACCTCGGGGGTGATCGGCTCGACGTAGGTGGCGTCGGCGAACTCGGGGTCGGTCATGATCGTGGCCGGGTTGCTGTTCACCAGCGTGACCCGCAGGCCCTCGGCCTTGAGCACCCGGCACGCCTGGGTGCCGGAGTAGTCGAACTCGCACGCCTGGCCGATGACGATCGGCCCGGAGCCGATGACCAGGACGGAGTTCAGGTCTTCGCGGCGCGGCATTACTTCGACGCCTCCATCAGGTCGCAGAAACGGTCGAAGAGCCCGGAGGCGTCGTGCGGGCCGGCCGCGGCCTCCGGGTGGTACTGGACGCTGAACGCCGGGCGCTCCAGCAGCCTGAGCCCCTCGACGCACCCGTCGTTCAGGTTGACGTGGCTGACCTCGCCGGGCCCGTAGGGGGTGTCGAACGGCCCGTCGGCCGGGGCGTCCACGGCGAACCCGTGGTTGTGCGCCGACACGTCGACCTTGCCGGTCGCCCGGTCCTGGACGGGCTGGTTGATGCCCCGGTGGCCGAACCTCAGCTTGTAGGTGCCGAGGCCGAGCGCGCGGCCGAAGATCTGGTTGCCGAAGCAGATGCCGAAGAACGGCGTCCCGGTGTCCAGGACGCCCTTCAGCGCGTCCACGGCGTAGTCCGCGGCGGCGGGGTCGCCGGGGCCGTTGGAGAAGAACACGCCGTCGGGGGCGAGGGCGAGGATGTCCGCGGCCGTGCTGGTGGCCGGCAGGACGTGCACCTCGCAGCCCCGCTCGGACATCCGGTACGGCGTCATCGACTTGATGCCGAGGTCGACGGCCGCGACCGTGTAGCGCTTCTCGCCGCGCGCCGGGACGATGTAGGGCTCCCTGGTGGAGACGTCCCGGGCCAGGTCGGCGCCCTCCATCGAGGGGCTCTGCCGGACGCGCTCGACGAGGGCGTCCGCGCCGGGCCCGGCGGCGTCGCCGCTGAAGATGCCGGCGCGCATCGCGCCCCGGTCGCGCAGGTGCCGCGTCAGGGCCCGCGTGCCGGGCAGGGCGATGCCCACCACCCCCTGCTCGCGCAGTGCGGAGCCGAGCGAGCCCGTGGCGCGCCAGTTGGACGCCACGCGGGCGGGCTCGCGCACCACGTAGCCGGCCACCTGGATGCGGCGCGACTCGGGGTCCTCGGCGTTGACGCCGGTGTTGCCGATGTGCGGGGACGTCATCGCCACGATCTGGCGCGCGTAGGAGGGATCGGTCAGGGTCTCCTGGTAGCCGGTCATGCCGGTGTTGAAGACCATCTCGCCGAAGGTCTCCCCCTCGGCCCCGTACCCGACCCCGTGGAACACCCTGCCGTCTTCCAGAACGAGCAGAGCAGGGTTCATTGGAGCTTCCCTTCGAGGACGGTCGGCTTGCCGCGCAGGAACGTCGCCACGACCCGGCCGGGCAGCTCCAGCCCCGCGAACGGGGTGTTGCGGCTCTTGGAGGTCATCGCGGACGGGTCCACGGCGCGGCGCGGCGACGGGTCGTACAGCGTGATGTTGGCGGGCGAACCTGCCTCGAGCGGACGACCCTGTCCGGAAAGGCGGCCGATGCGCGCGGGGCGGAACGACATGCGGTCGGCGACCCCGGCCCAGTCGAGCAGCCCGGTCTCGACCATGGACTCCTGGACGACCGGCAGCGCCGTCTCCAGGCCGATCATGCCCATGGCGGCCACGGCCCACTCGGTCTCCTTGGCCTCGACCGGGTGCGGGGCGTGGTCGGTGGCGACGCAGTCGATCGTCCCGTCGGCGAGGGCGTGCCGCAGCGCGGTGACGTCGTCGGCGGTGCGCAGCGGCGGGTTGACCTTGAAGATCGGGTCGTAGGAGCCGGCCTTGGCGTCGTTCAGCAGCAGGTGGTGGGGGGTGACCTCGGCGGTCACCGGGCAGCCCTTGCTCTTCGCCCACCGGATGATCTCCACCGACCCGGCCGTGGAGACGTGGCACACGTGCAGCCGCGACCCGACGTGCTGGGCGAGCAGGACGTCCCGGGCGATGATCGCCTCCTCGGCGACCGCGGGCCAGCCGCGCAGGCCGAGCGCCGCGGACATCTCGCCCTCGTTCATCTGGGCGCCCTCGGTGAGGCGCGGCTCCTGGGCGTGCTGGGCGACGACGCCGTCGAACGCCTTCACGTACTCCAGGGCCCGGCGCATGATGACCGCGTCCGACACGCAGTGCCCGTCGTCGGAGAACACCCGCACCCCGGCGGCGGAGTCGGCCATCGCGCCCAGCTCGGCGAGCTGCTCGCCGGCGATGCCGCGCGTGACGGCCCCGACCGGCTGGACGTCGCAGTACCCGGCCTCGCGCCCGAGGCGCCACACCTGCTCGACCACGCCGGCCGTGTCGGCGACGGGGTCGGTGTTGGCCATCGCGTGGACGGCCGTGAACCCGCCCATCGCGGCGGCCCGCGTGCCGGACTCGACGGTCTCGGCGTCCTCGCGGCCCGGCTCGCGCAGGTGGGTGTGCAGGTCCACGAGACCCGGCAGGGCGACCAGCCCGGCGGCGTCGACGACCTCGGCGCCGGCCTCGTCCAGGCCGGTCCCGACCGCGGCGATGGCGCCGTCGCGGACCAGGACGTCGGCGGCCGCGCCGCCGAGGATCCGGGCGCCCTTGATGATGTAGGTGCTCACTGGGGGACCTCCTGGCCGATGGCGGGCTCGGAGCCTCCGAGCAGCAGGTAGAGGACGGCCATGCGCGCGCTGACGCCGTTGGCGACCTGCTCGACGATCGTGGAGCGGACCGAGTCGGCGACCTCGGCGGCGATCTCGACGCCGCGGTTCATCGGACCGGGGTGCATGACGATGGCGTGGTCGGGGAGCTCGGCCATGCGCTCGGCGTCCAGCCCGTAGCGGCGGCTGTACTCGCGCACCGTCGGGAAGTAGGCGGCGTTCATGCGCTCCTGCTGGACCCGCAGCATCATGATCACGTCGCTCTTGGGGAGGACGGCGTCCAGGTCGTAGGACACCGAGCACGGCCAGGTGCCGATCGCGACCGGCAGCAGCGTCGGCGGCGCGACCACGGTCACGTCGGCGCCGAGCGTGTCCAGCAGCAGGACGTTGGATCGTGCCACACGGCTGTGCAGCACGTCCCCGACGATCGTGACCTTGCGGCCCTCCAGGTCGCCCAGGCGCTTGCGCATCGTGAACGCGTCCAGGAGCGCCTGCGTGGGGTGCTCGTGGGTCCCGTCGCCGGCGTTGACCACGCTGCCCCGCACCCAGCCGGCCAGCCGGTGCGGCGCGCCCGAGGCGTTGTGCCGGATGACGACGCCGTCGGCGCCCATCGCCTCCAGCGTGAGCGCCGTGTCCTTCAGGCTCTCGCCCTTGGACACGCTGGAGCCCTTGGCCGAGAAGTTGATCACATCGGCCGACAGCCGCTTGGCCGCGGCCTCGAACGAGATGCGGGTGCGGGTGGAGTCCTCGAAGAACAGGTTGACGACCGTCCGGCCGCGCAGCGTCGGCAGCTTCTTGATGGAGCGGCCCGCGATCTGCGCGAGCTCCTCGGCCGTGTCGAGGACGAGCAGCGCGTCGTCGCGGCTCAGGTCGCCGGCGGAGATCAGATGGCGGTTCATTCGGCACCCCCCGTCGGGCCGAGCAGCACCGCGTCGCGCCCGTCGTTCTCGTCCAGCAGGACCTTCACGGTCTCGCGCATCGAGGTGGGCAGGTTCTTGCCCACGTAGTCGGCGCGGATCGGCAGCTGCCGGTGCCCGCGGTCCACCAGCACCGCCAGCTGGACGGCGCGGGGCCGGCCGAGGTCGTTCAGCGAGTCCAGCGCGGCGCGCACCGTCCGCCCGGAGAACAGCACGTCGTCGACGAGCACGACGACCCTGTCGTCGATTCCGTCGGCGGGCAGCTCCGTGCGGCCGAGGGCGCGGGCGGGCCGCATCCGCAGGTCGTCCCGGTACATGGTCACGTCGAGCGAGCCCCAGGGCACCGGGCGGCCCTCGACCTCGCGCAGCGCCCCGGCGAGCCGCTCGGCCAGCGTCACGCCGCGGGTCTGGATGCCGAGCAGCAGGACGTCGTGGCCGCCCTTGGTCCGCTCGAGGATCTCGTGTGCGATACGGGTCAGCGCGCGTCGGATGTCGGGACCCTCCAGAACGGCCTTGGGCCGGGGGTCACCGTCCGCCACGCGATGTTCCTGCCTGGAGGCAGCATTCACCGCCGAAACCTCCTTCCCCGCCTCACGGGACGGGCCTTAAAGGACGTCGTGTCCCCCACACGTTAGCAGCCGGGCCCGGCTGCCCAGCACCCCGGGCCGGTCCGCGTCTTCGCAGGTGAGAGGGGTCACATTCGGAGGCCGTCCGGAGGGCGGCGCGGCCGCCGCGCCGGGCCGCCGCACCCCCGCCCGCACGGGCCGGACGCGATCCGGACGGCCCGGATCGAGTCCTGCGGATTCGACCGCTTTTTTCCAATCAGCTTGACCTGGGGCCGTACCCGTTTTACCGTCACTGTCCGTAACCATCCCTGGAGACAGAGTCCTGAGGCCCCCTGGCTTCGCGAATCTGTCTCCCCCCGGTGACAGCCGGGGTTCGACGACGACGAAAGTGAGCCTGGGGGGCCGCATCATGCCGTCTGAATACGCTAAGGCTCTCGGCGCGCGCCTGCGCGCCATCCGCACCCAGCAGGGCCTGTCCCTGCACGGCGTGGAGGAGAAGTCCCGCGGCCGCTGGAAGGCCGTCGTCGTGGGTTCGTACGAGCGGGGCGACCGCGCCGTCACCGTTCAGAAGCTGGCCGAGCTCGCCGATTTCTACGGCGTGCCGGTTTCCGAGTTGCTGCCCGGCGGAGCCGCGCCGAGCCCGCTCGGGCCTACACCCAAGCTCGTGATCGATCTAGAGCGGTTGCAGCAGCTTCCGAAAGACAAGGCCGGTCCTCTCGCCCGCTACGCCGCGACGATCCAGAGCCAGCGGGGCGACTACAACGGAAAGGTCCTGTCCATCCGTCAGGAGGACCTGCGTTCACTCGCGGTCATCTATGACAAGTCTCCGACCGAGCTCACCGAAGAGCTGATCGGCTGGGGCGTCCTCGACCCGGAGGCGCGCCGCGCCGTCGAGTCGTTCTGATTCACCGCACGACCTGATTCACCGCACGACCTGATTCACCGCACGACCTGATTCACCGGTTTCACCGCACGACCGCGACGGGGTCCGGCACCGCGCCGGGCCCCGTTCCGCGTGCCCGCCGCCGCCCCGGGCGCGGGACGAGCAGGGCCAGCGGGAGGACGGCCGCCATCACGGCGGCGCTCACCGCGAACCCGGCGGAGAACCCGCCCTCGCCGGGGACCGCGACGACGATGACCGCGCTGACCTGCGTCCCGAGGGACGCGCCGACCGTGCGCAGCAGCGTGTTGATGCCGGTGGCCACGCCGG encodes:
- the carA gene encoding glutamine-hydrolyzing carbamoyl-phosphate synthase small subunit, with the translated sequence MNPALLVLEDGRVFHGVGYGAEGETFGEMVFNTGMTGYQETLTDPSYARQIVAMTSPHIGNTGVNAEDPESRRIQVAGYVVREPARVASNWRATGSLGSALREQGVVGIALPGTRALTRHLRDRGAMRAGIFSGDAAGPGADALVERVRQSPSMEGADLARDVSTREPYIVPARGEKRYTVAAVDLGIKSMTPYRMSERGCEVHVLPATSTAADILALAPDGVFFSNGPGDPAAADYAVDALKGVLDTGTPFFGICFGNQIFGRALGLGTYKLRFGHRGINQPVQDRATGKVDVSAHNHGFAVDAPADGPFDTPYGPGEVSHVNLNDGCVEGLRLLERPAFSVQYHPEAAAGPHDASGLFDRFCDLMEASK
- the bldD gene encoding transcriptional regulator BldD; the protein is MPSEYAKALGARLRAIRTQQGLSLHGVEEKSRGRWKAVVVGSYERGDRAVTVQKLAELADFYGVPVSELLPGGAAPSPLGPTPKLVIDLERLQQLPKDKAGPLARYAATIQSQRGDYNGKVLSIRQEDLRSLAVIYDKSPTELTEELIGWGVLDPEARRAVESF
- the carB gene encoding carbamoyl-phosphate synthase large subunit, producing the protein MPRREDLNSVLVIGSGPIVIGQACEFDYSGTQACRVLKAEGLRVTLVNSNPATIMTDPEFADATYVEPITPEVVEKIIAKERPDALLPTLGGQTALNTAIALYEGGVLARYGVELIGADVDAIQAGENRERFKEVVAKVAREQGLNAESARSVICHSMEDCLAAAGELGYPLVVRPSFTMGGRGSGFAHDEDDLRRIAGAGLDASPTGEVLLEESILGWKEYELEVMRDRRDNVVIVCSIENLDPMGVHTGDSITVAPALTLTDREYQNMRDVAIAVIREVGVDTGGCNIQFAVHPGTGRMIVIEMNPRVSRSSALASKATGFPIAKIAAKLAIGYTLDEIPNDITRETPASFEPTLDYVVVKVPRFAFEKFPGADGTLTTHMKSVGEAMAIGRCFTEALQKALRSLEQKGTSFSWAGEVDAAELVESARRPHDGRLRDVQRALWAGAGIEELYEATGIDPWFLDQIAAINEVAEEIRTADDALTKDKLLRAKRHGFSDAQIGELRNLSEEVVRELRHALGIRPVYLTVDTCAAEFAAQTPYLYSAYDEETEVPPGAKPKVLILGSGPNRIGQGVEFDYSCVHASFTLAEAGYETVMVNCNPETVSTDYDTSDRLYFEPLTLEDVLEVVYAEQQSGEVAGVIVQLGGQTPLGLAQKLKDAGVPIVGTSPESIHLAEERGAFGRVLHRAGLLAPKHGTATSYEEAREIAAEIGYPVLVRPSYVLGGRGMEIVYDDATLESYMARATEASPEHPVLVDRFLDEAIEIDVDALFDGEELYLGGVMEHIEEAGIHSGDSACALPPITLGHDDIRRIRESTEALARGVGVRGLMNVQYALSAGVLYVLEANPRASRTVPFVSKATAVPLAKAAARVMMGTTIAELRAEGMLPEAGDGGTLPLDAPIAVKEAVLPFDRFRNEHGQGVDIVLGPEMRSTGEVMGIDEVFGTAFAKSQQAAYGSLPTKGRAFVSVANRDKRHMVFPVKRLADLGFEILATEGTAEVLRRNGVRAKIVRKHSEGPGPSGEPTIVRRVLDGEVDLIVNTPFGSPGQSGPRLDGYEIRTAAVLRGVPCVTTVQGLAAAVQGIEAVAGGQVGVRSLQEHAERLSGAHGRAGASGTTAADGGDGAVSPG
- a CDS encoding dihydroorotase; this translates as MSTYIIKGARILGGAAADVLVRDGAIAAVGTGLDEAGAEVVDAAGLVALPGLVDLHTHLREPGREDAETVESGTRAAAMGGFTAVHAMANTDPVADTAGVVEQVWRLGREAGYCDVQPVGAVTRGIAGEQLAELGAMADSAAGVRVFSDDGHCVSDAVIMRRALEYVKAFDGVVAQHAQEPRLTEGAQMNEGEMSAALGLRGWPAVAEEAIIARDVLLAQHVGSRLHVCHVSTAGSVEIIRWAKSKGCPVTAEVTPHHLLLNDAKAGSYDPIFKVNPPLRTADDVTALRHALADGTIDCVATDHAPHPVEAKETEWAVAAMGMIGLETALPVVQESMVETGLLDWAGVADRMSFRPARIGRLSGQGRPLEAGSPANITLYDPSPRRAVDPSAMTSKSRNTPFAGLELPGRVVATFLRGKPTVLEGKLQ
- the pyrR gene encoding bifunctional pyr operon transcriptional regulator/uracil phosphoribosyltransferase PyrR, giving the protein MADGDPRPKAVLEGPDIRRALTRIAHEILERTKGGHDVLLLGIQTRGVTLAERLAGALREVEGRPVPWGSLDVTMYRDDLRMRPARALGRTELPADGIDDRVVVLVDDVLFSGRTVRAALDSLNDLGRPRAVQLAVLVDRGHRQLPIRADYVGKNLPTSMRETVKVLLDENDGRDAVLLGPTGGAE
- a CDS encoding aspartate carbamoyltransferase catalytic subunit, with translation MNRHLISAGDLSRDDALLVLDTAEELAQIAGRSIKKLPTLRGRTVVNLFFEDSTRTRISFEAAAKRLSADVINFSAKGSSVSKGESLKDTALTLEAMGADGVVIRHNASGAPHRLAGWVRGSVVNAGDGTHEHPTQALLDAFTMRKRLGDLEGRKVTIVGDVLHSRVARSNVLLLDTLGADVTVVAPPTLLPVAIGTWPCSVSYDLDAVLPKSDVIMMLRVQQERMNAAYFPTVREYSRRYGLDAERMAELPDHAIVMHPGPMNRGVEIAAEVADSVRSTIVEQVANGVSARMAVLYLLLGGSEPAIGQEVPQ
- a CDS encoding iron-sulfur cluster-binding protein yields the protein MSDTPVQTSATVLTVRQVQDYRAMTLVAPAIAERFRPGQFVALAVGGEHTSRLVRRCIGVHEVKSDYGGTVELVFADTEPGTAWLAGRRSRDQIDLVGPLGRPFRLPRDPVTCLLVGGGPGGAAVFALADTLLRRGCRVHFVLAGASARQVFGSRMAQRIGDSSAVVTEDGSMGEKGTVRDVLPRVIEETGADVVYGCGPTALLRSLTQIAGDFGLPSQVSVEEFLQQTGACGIGVCMTCMLPVHGEDGVTRMVRACADGPVLRGDRVRWGDLGTIPFDALGAPRVLSVSEGGLQ